In Porites lutea chromosome 1, jaPorLute2.1, whole genome shotgun sequence, a single genomic region encodes these proteins:
- the LOC140928892 gene encoding uncharacterized protein, with translation MNLNEEHEPCSFNGTMHYSFDYAQQVHFPSNPMQPGPIYFKTPRKCGIFGVMCEGVPRQVNYLIDEAATVGKGANATISYVHHFFSRHGLGETDVHLNADNCSGQNKNNYFLWYLAWRTATELHRNINYSFLIAGHTKFGPDRCFGILKKSFKVSFISSLYELARMVDTSSNAGVNKAQLVANM, from the coding sequence ATGAATTTGAACGAAGAACATGAACCGTGTTCATTTAATGGCACCATGCATTACTCTTTTGATTATGCGCAACAAGTCCACTTTCCAAGCAACCCGATGCAACCCGGGCCGATCTATTTTAAGACCCCTCGCAAATGTGGAATTTTCGGAGTCATGTGCGAAGGTGTACCCCGTCAAGTAAACTATTTAATTGACGAAGCTGCGACTGTTGGTAAGGGGGCCAATGCTACAATAAGTTACGTTCATCACTTCTTTTCGCGTCATGGTCTGGGGGAAACAGATGTTCACTTAAATGCTGATAATTGTTCGGGacagaacaaaaacaattactttttatGGTATTTAGCATGGCGGACTGCAACTGAACTTCATCGTAATATAAACTACTCCTTTCTCATTGCTGGACATACTAAATTTGGCCCAGATCGTTGTTTCGGGATTCTTAAGAAGTCATTCAAAGTCAGTTTTATTTCTTCACTTTATGAACTTGCTAGAATGGTGGACACGTCAAGTAACGCAGGAGTCAACAAAGCTCAACTGGTAGCCAATATGTga
- the LOC140953161 gene encoding E3 ubiquitin-protein ligase listerin-like has translation MGGKDKQRTKGNVKPSSSGRAAALMSKDGTVGFVGFGGLMGSPGSSNLGYVPMAAGAVEDVDATVDSEFRMVMRKLMKRDSVTKLKAVQEFADLCKNSTAEAVESALPFWPRLFNKLAMDIDHRVREATQQAMEQLVLKVGRNLAPHLRYVIGPWLCAQFDTYAVVASSGKKSFQAAFSDEKQAEVIMFCRKELFEYLQDNIMTQTPSTLSDPKFVSEEEREAKYNRVVSSSISALGKLMSVTSEKSRAEMEELFLNILQQNKFWKYSKHKSPNVRGAVFSTISLACETFPSMILSLSSQVSPAVLSALDDSDPAVCQHLWDAVLSVLNSITDCWKQVNVRKAVLPKLWSVLKNGGNGCATIIFPNLLPFLSKVPSEVVGDGVGFFHEFFSNLREGLLKERVQNSSSECSSVIAAFMECLRFCLFHEFGGKGADSTVQEYLIKEQLLSVMENSLEKQSKLAQTELYSLVAGLLSYLSVKSESDCKSDETVEGEEKLRQQFRNMLKLFWEGMSHLCLEHLKPVDQEVDHEAVASVSHCLVSLKKPATKRRKQHKVAFAESSSEVLDKTSHHGSALPNTNCHPMDLHLTGSEDVEKLYCGCLLDLVCAICTLCLDEISQKNSLKHLNLLSRLVPHFTSTRLMRTLTRTGEHSSRLTSVDEDNYCSLSECFLNGTLFSWINVSCEPFLSDTNGDDTSGGFKDNKSVDYVITIFCGIIKPLPLEKQEELVSKYLQQNSTVTFLYKVLEQGLQSDVLGIIRWLYSAEGNERLLALTRGLVLHVSSDFLNIVVLSDGDRRIVWKLLQLCIVSKRNVVMLEKDFVENIFQLFIRILRQSEQDSERELLPLLDILKMYLINCGNSPGDVVPCIEDLLLAVFQLQLVRTLRESWSVSQSVAETWQKGLQVLSQVSYDVDSTPCETLLLRAASFVYENLTKGDTLESVENVVKVAVCLLQDSSQLSKKDEHAHKSLSQSVFEAITPKEQDLKFFRNEYSKSQWLLEPLLNGKLPVMSDVPDQLHECQTTQCTFTNHQNMILFFSSLVNEILSSADDSSFRASVSLPRSDLVRLWLEMSWVRQWCSCVLGCSDMAEQYMASDGSLDHAIYSLLVKLQTGSSTLLDHIDKRGWCGTLITDALAHSRTDGFLWCLVLQDVLQEFKRLDLQYDSTLLLTEVQSLASLEEKECQTLNTLVYHLDGIYELKVITEQFAALLSQENDERGFARLLTIISGSLQKWFIQSKGTEEALLECQLTLTGLLDELVEWNSTHDSLVLINSPLDETVSMGILSLNLSLARILEMAVRHCPDMMNNKHWDFVLCVLAGWLQTCEENRSMLTTSLKCVALCCQVCSLFCNVARFFQENASKLSKVSNEAHSSDVSNERANVSSENAPEFPPNLLVEWQEFFSGNLFTTVLQLFLYHAGECQDAHFEVSLWSNRISESLGSAVIFTPTSLLKEHKFHGEPHAITEDTSKVPRWLEDLMAHCLPLMNCNVRGLQVAAYHILSRVMPDIARLEENVSESEESQDEPIRSPPTPLIELINSTSAHIAEMLREAQVPFGEHLDMAGDREAQNVSLALLLAWKVLLHFFRSLPQEKRVEYAKYIRQNKMVDSLLGVLFRLMPLKATGATLADDCEPVIGRFGGQRTIQELACSVSYSLLQWMPAIVRQWWNGLDKRQSAIVDKFTTSVITPQLCQREMQLVQNSSIRFDNMLVKARPSAREVAAVYTVEDMSMELVVKLAPNHPLGVVSVESGRKIGVATAQWRSWMLQMTTFLTHQNGSIMDGLILWKRNVDKRFEGVDDCMICFSVIHGSNYSLPKLSCKTCKKKFHSACLYKWFSTSNNATCPLCRNLF, from the exons ATGGGAGGAAAAGATAAACAGCGGACTAAAGGAAACGTTAAG CCTTCCAGCAGTGGTCGTGCTGCAGCGCTGATGTCTAAGGATGGCACTGTGGGTTTTGTTGGTTTCGGAGGATTGATGGGAAGCCCAGGATCGAGTAACCTTGGTTATGTACCAATGGCTGCTGGTGCTGTTGAAGATGTTGATGCTACTGTTGACTCAGAATTTAGGATGGTGATGAGGAAGTTAATGAAGAGAGACTCAGTTACAAAATTGAAG GCAGTGCAAGAGTTCGCTGATTTGTGCAAGAATTCAACTGCTGAAGCTGTGGAAAGTGCTCTTCCATTTTGGCCAAGACTTTTCAACAAATTAGCCATG GATATTGATCATAGAGTCCGTGAAGCCACCCAGCAAGCAATGGAACAGCTGGTCCTCAAAGTGGGTCGTAATCTTGCCCCTCATTTGCGTTATGTGATTGGTCCTTGGTTGTGTGCACAGTTTGATACCTATGCAGTTGTAGCATCTTCAGGAAAAAAGTCTTTTCAGGCTGCATTCTCTGATGAAAAGCAAGCTGAAGTTATCATGTTCTGTAGAAAGGAGTTGTTTGAG TACTTGCAGGATAACATAATGACACAAACACCTTCAACCCTCTCTGATCCAAA ATTTGTGTCAGAAGAGGAAAGGGAGGCTAAGTACAACCGAGTAGTTTCATCATCCATTTCAGCTCTTGGAAAGTTGATGTCTGTAACATCAGAAAAGAGTAGAGCAGAGATGGAAGAGCTTTTTCTCAACATACTCCAGCAGAACAAGTTTTGGAAATATTCGAAGCACAAGTCTCCAAAT GTACGGGGTGCAGTGTTCTCCACTATAAGCCTTGCGTGTGAAACATTTCCTTCAATGATTTTATCACTCAGCAGTCAGGTGTCCCCTGCTGTGTTGTCAGCACTTGATGATTCAGATCCTGCTGTGTGTCAGCATCTGTGGGATGCTGTTCTATCTGTGCTTAACAGTATCACG GATTGCTGGAAACAAGTTAATGTCCGCAAAGCTGTTCTGCCAAAATTGTGGTCTGTCTTAAAGAATGGAGGCAATGGCTGTGCAACAATCATTTTCCCTAACTTGCTGCCGTTCCTGAGTAAAGTCCCTTCAGAG GTTGTTGGTGATGGAGTAGGTTTCTTTCATGAGTTCTTTAGTAATCTACGTGAAGGCCTGTTAAAGGAGCGGGTACAAAATAGCTCAAGTGAATGTTCATCAGTGATTGCAGCATTTATGGAGTGTCtaagattttgcctttttcatgAATTTGGTGGAAAGGGTGCAGATTCTACGGTACAAGAATATTTGATCAAGGAACAG ttgctGTCAGTAATGGAAAACTCTTTGGAAAAGCAAAGTAAACTAGCACAGACTGAACTTTACTCTCTTGTTGCTGGCTTGTTGTCATATCTCTCCGTCAAATCTGAAAGTGACTGCAAATCAGATGAAACAGTGGAAGGGGAGGAGAAATTACGACAACAATTCAGGAACATGTTAAAATTGTTCTGGGAAGGTATGAGCCATCTCTGCCTGGAACATCTCAAGCCAGTCGATCAAGAG GTTGACCATGAAGCAGTTGCCTCCGTATCTCATTGTCTGGTTTCTCTGAAAAAACCAGCCACAAAGAGAAGAAAGCAACACAAGGTTGCATTTGCAGAGTCTTCCTCTGAAGTTTTGGACAAGACTAGCCACCATGGATCTGCTTTGCCAAACACAAATTGTCACCCTATGGATCTTCATTTAACAGGATCTGAGGATGTGGAAAAACTGTATTGTGGCTGTCTATTGGACCTGGTTTGCGCAATTTGTACTCTGTGTCTGGATGAAATATCTCAAAAGAATTCGCTTAAACATCTTAATCTCCTCTCAAGACTTGTTCCACATTTTACATCAACTCGTCTTATGAGAACGTTAACTAGAACTGGTGAACATTCTTCAAGATTGACTTCAGTAGATGAGGACAATTATTGTAGTTTGAGTGAATGTTTTCTTAATGGCACGTTGTTTTCATGGATCAACGTATCCTGCGAACCGTTTCTGTCTGATACAAACGGAGATGATACAAGTGGTGGCTTTAAAGACAATAAATCTGTTGATTATGTtattacaattttttgtggGATAATAAAACCATTGCCTCTTGAAAAACAGGAAGAGTTGGTATCCAAATATCTTCAG CAAAATTCAACAGTCACTTTCTTATACAAAGTTCTTGAGCAG GGGCTGCAATCTGACGTTCTGGGTATTATTAGATGGCTTTATTCTGCGGAAGGAAATGAAAGACTTCTTGCTTTAACAAGAGGTTTAGTGCTTCATGTCAGCAGCGACTTCTTGAATATTGTAGTTCTTTCTGATGGAGACAGAAGAATTGTTTGGAAGCTTTTACAGTTGTGTATCGTGTCCAAACGTAACG TTGTAATGCTGGAGAAAGACTTTGTGGAGAACATATTTCAACTCTTCATAAGGATTCTAAGACAGTCAGAACAAGACAGTGAAAGAGAATTGCTTCCGTTGCTGGACATTTTGAAGATGTATCTCATCAACTGTGGAAATTCT cctGGCGATGTTGTACCTTGTATAGAAGATCTTCTTCTTGCTGTGTTTCAGTTACAGTTGGTCAGGACGCTCCGGGAATCAT GGTCAGTATCGCAGTCGGTAGCAGAAACCTGGCAAAAAGGATTACAGGTTTTGAGTCAAGTTTCATATGACGTGGATTCAACACCATGCGAGACCCTTCTTCTAAGAGCAGCCTCCTTTGTCTATGAAAATCTAACTAAAGGGGATACCCTTGAGAG CGTGGAGAATGTGGTTAAGGTAGCAGTTTGCTTGCTGCAGGATTCAAGCCAGCTATCTAAAAAAGATGAACATGCGCACAAGTCTTTGTCACAGAGTGTATTCGAGGCCATAACGCCAAAAGAGCAAGacctgaaatttttcagaaatgagTATTCCAAG AGCCAATGGTTGTTGGAGCCACTTTTGAATGGAAAACTTCCTGTTATGTCTGATGTACCAGACCAGCTCCATGAATGTCAAACTACACAGTGCACTTTCACAAATCACCAGaatatgattttgtttttctcaagTCTGGTTAACGAGATCCTCTCAAGTGCTGATGATTCTTCGTTTCGGGCGAGTGTTTCTTTGCCACGGAGCGATTTGGTTCGCCTGTGGCTGGAGATGAGTTGGGTTCGACAATGGTGTTCCTGTGTTTTGGGATGCAGTGACATGGCGGAG caaTATATGGCGAGTGACGGCAGCCTTGACCACGCCATTTACAGCCTTCTGGTGAAACTTCAGACCGGAAGTAGTACTCTGTTAGATCACATAGACAAGCGAGGCTGGTGTGGGACTCTTATTACAGATGCGCTTGCACATTCACGAACCGACGGCTTTCTGTGGTGTCTGGTACTGCAAGACGTGTTACAGGAATTTAAGCGACTTGACCTTCAATATGACTCCACTTTACTGTTGACTGAGGTGCAATCTCTAGCTTCCCTTGAAGAAAAGGAATGCCAGACTCTGAACACTTTAGTGTACCATTTGGATGGTATCTACGAACTGAAAGTCATCACTGAACAGTTTGCTGCACTCTTGAGTCAAGAGAACGACGAGAGAG GGTTTGCACGTTTGTTGACCATCATCAGTGGCTCTCTCCAGAAGTGGTTTATACAAAGCAAAGGCACTGAAGAAGCATTGCTAGAGTGTCAACTGACTCTGACAGGTCTACTGGATGAACTCGTGGAGTGGAATAGCACCCATGACAGCCTCGTACTCATAAACAGCCCTTTAGATGAAACCGTTTCAATGGGCATCTTGTCTTTAAACCTGTCGCTTGCCAGAATCCTAGAAATGGCTGTTCGTCATTGCCCAGACATGATGAATAACAAGCATTGGGATTTTGTCCTTTGTGTCTTGGCCGGTTGGTTGCAG ACGTGCGAAGAAAATCGCTCAATGCTGACAACTTCATTGAAATGCGTTGCTCTGTGTTGCCAAGTCTGCTCCCTTTTCTGCAACGTGGCGCGGTTCTTTCAAGAGAATGCCTCTAAGCTATCCAAAGTCAGCAATGAGGCACATTCCAGTGACGTATCCAATGAAAGAGCAAATGTATCTTCAGAAAACGCGCCCGAGTTTCCTCCAAATCTTTTAGTAGAATGGCAGGAGTTCTTCAGTGGAAATTTGTTCACTACAGTATTACAGTTGTTCTTGTACCATGCCG GAGAGTGCCAAGATGCCCATTTTGAAGTCTCCTTGTGGTCAAATCGAATCAGCGAGTCCCTTGGTTCGGCTGTGATCTTTACTCCAACCTCTCTTTTAAAGGAACATAAATTCCATGGGGAACCACATGCAATCACTGAAGACACCTCGAAGGTTCCTCGATGGTTAGAGGACCTCATGGCTCACTGCTTACCTCTCATGAACTGCAATGTGCGTGGACTTCAGGTCGCCGCGTACCATATACTTTCCAG AGTAATGCCGGATATCGCAAGACTGGAGGAAAATGTGAGTGAGTCTGAAGAAAGTCAAGATGAGCCAATAAG GTCCCCACCTACTCCTCTAATAGAGCTGATTAATTCGACCAGCGCACACATAGCGGAGATGTTGCGTGAAGCTCAAGTTCCCTTTGGTGAACATCTTGATATGGCAGGCGACAGAGAGGCACAAAATGTCAGCCTTGCTCTCCTGCTTGCCTGGAAGGTTCTTTTGCATTTCTTTAGAAGCTTACCTCAAGAAAAACGAGTGGAGTATGCCAAGTACATCAGGCAAAACAAAATGGTAGACAGTCTTCTTGGTGTGTTGTTTCGGCTGATGCCACTGAAGGCGACCGGGGCGACGTTAGCAGACGACTGCGAGCCAGTGATAGGACGTTTTGGTGGTCAGCGTACCATCCAGGAGCTGGCGTGTAGTGTGTCTTATTCCTTACTGCAGTGGATGCCGGCTATTGTTAGACAGTGGTGGAATGGTCTGGATAAGCGTCAATCTGCCATAGTGGATAA ATTCACAACCTCCGTCATCACTCCTCAGTTATGCCAGAGAGAAATGCAATTGGTTCAAAACTCGTCAATCCGGTTTGACAACATGCTGGTTAAGGCTCGGCCCAGTGCTCGGGAAGTTGCCGCGGTGTACACGGTCGAGGATATGTCAATGGAGCTGGTAGTGAAACTGGCTCCAAACCACCCTCTGGGCGTAGTCTCAGTCGAGAGTGGAAGAAAAATTGGAGTTGCGACTGCGCAATGGAGAAGCTGGATGCTACAAATGACAACGTTTCTCACCCATCAG AATGGCAGTATCATGGATGGACTCATTTTGTGGAAACGGAACGTGGACAAACGTTTCGAGGGCGTAGATGACTGTATGATATGTTTTTCCGTGATTCATGGCAGTAACTACTCTCTTCCCAAGCTAAGCTGCAAGACTTGCAAGAAAAAGTTCCACTCGGCCTGTCTGTACAAATGGTTTAGCACAAGCAACAATGCCACTTGTCCACTCTGCCGTAATCTGTTTTAA